From Brienomyrus brachyistius isolate T26 chromosome 21, BBRACH_0.4, whole genome shotgun sequence, the proteins below share one genomic window:
- the LOC125716550 gene encoding transmembrane protein 59-like — MHQCGGRVCITTVLVSLLLAGLARATSDPFDNQLGDISYCKKQCLTTVINKSFIKDSVLSACNRGCRLYSICKFVNGNAGSNASKEECQGACQEAYTQLLEQEGCRKGCENQPTAAESERRKLKALMRRSKPLSVMDLLSGWCSDIVSSAQSFISSTWTFYLQADDGKVLVFQSQPQMEYSFPELQTPGLEAAEKPWTPVSSSTPRPHTGAKDHGEKTTRGGGKGRRNGQRGDSPPADHDFLGCMSRRSGLPRWILAACLFLSIMVMLWLSCASLVTAPDQRVKTQLSINGDKEFLDDIDKVSPYPLTPVIAVAISQSDEGQEAGPLPVKVDLDKTIL; from the exons ATGCATCAATGCGGCGGCAGGGTCTGCATTACCACCGTGCTTGTCTCGCTGCTTCTGGCCGGGCTGGCGAGGGCGACCTCCGATCCGTTTGACAACCAGCTGGGTGACATCAGTTACTGCAAAAAGCAATGCCTGACTACCGTCATAAACAAAAGCTTCATTAAA GACTCCGTACTGAGCGCTTGTAACCGTGGCTGCCGACTCTACTCCATCTGTAAGTTTGTGAATGGCAACGCGGGGTCCAATGCCAGCAAGGAAGAATGTCAGGGAG CTTGCCAAGAGGCGTATACTCAGCTGCTGGAACAGGAGGGCTGCCGGAAGGGGTGCGAGAATCAGCCCACGGCAGCAGAGAGCGAGAGGAGGAAG CTGAAAGCCCTGATGCGTCGCTCCAAGCCGTTGTCCGTCATGGACTTGCTGTCCGGCTGGTGTAGCGACATCGTCAGCTCTGCCCAGAGTTTCATCTCCTCCACCTGGACTTTCTACTTGCAAGCGGACGATGGAAAGGTGCTCGTGTTCCAG AGTCAGCCGCAGATGGAGTACTCCTTCCCTGAACTGCAGACTCCTGGACTGGAGGCGGCGGAGAAGCCTTGGACCCCAGTCAGCTCCAGCACACCCAGGCCTCACACGG GGGCAAAGGACCATGGAGAGAAGACCaccaggggaggggggaaggggAGGCGCAATGGGCAACGTGGAGATTCCCCTCCCGCAGACCACGATTTCCTGGGCTGCATGTCACG acgcTCAGGCCTCCCCAGGTGGATCCTAGCTGCCTGCCTCTTCCTGTCAATCATGGTGATGCTGTGGCTCAGCTGTGCCAGTCTAGTCACGGCCCCAGACCAGCGAGTGAAGACGCAG CTGAGCATCAATGGAGACAAGGAATTCTTGGACGACATTGATAAAGTCAGCCCTTACCCCTTGACCCCGGTCATCGCCGTggccatcagccaatcagatgaaGGCCAGGAGGCGGGCCCCCTGCCAGTCAAAGTGGACCTGGACAAAACCATTCTCTGA